The following are encoded together in the Bacillus sp. V2I10 genome:
- a CDS encoding carbohydrate ABC transporter permease: MVVPFLWMILTSLKTYAESIQVPPVIFPEELQWGNYMEIFTLLPFFKFMLNTFIVTILRTAGQLFLCSLAAYAFARIAFPGKNILFVLALSVLMVPGQVFLLPQYLIIVKLNWLNTLQAVVVPGLFSAFGTFLLRQFFMGIPKELEEAARLDGCNHFQIYWRIMLPLAKPGLIALGIFTILWSWNELMWPMIVNGSQDAMTLSVGLASLQGQYSTNYPIMMAGSFLAVLPMLVLFMFLQKQFIEGVALSGGK; encoded by the coding sequence ATGGTCGTACCGTTTTTATGGATGATTCTTACTTCATTAAAAACGTATGCTGAATCTATTCAAGTACCTCCTGTTATTTTTCCAGAAGAATTGCAATGGGGAAATTATATGGAAATCTTTACTCTTCTGCCTTTCTTTAAGTTTATGTTAAACACGTTTATTGTAACGATCCTTCGGACTGCAGGCCAGTTGTTTTTATGCTCTCTGGCTGCTTATGCATTTGCCAGAATTGCATTTCCGGGAAAGAATATTTTGTTTGTGCTTGCTTTATCAGTATTAATGGTGCCAGGTCAAGTTTTCTTATTGCCTCAATATTTAATCATTGTAAAATTAAACTGGTTAAATACCTTGCAGGCTGTAGTGGTTCCAGGATTATTCAGTGCATTTGGCACCTTTCTGCTGCGTCAGTTTTTTATGGGAATCCCAAAGGAGTTAGAGGAAGCAGCCAGACTTGACGGATGCAACCATTTTCAAATCTATTGGCGCATCATGCTGCCTCTTGCAAAACCTGGTCTTATTGCCCTCGGAATCTTTACAATACTCTGGTCCTGGAATGAACTCATGTGGCCTATGATCGTAAATGGTTCACAAGATGCAATGACACTTTCTGTTGGGCTGGCATCTCTTCAAGGACAATATTCAACCAATTATCCAATTATGATGGCGGGCTCATTTCTTGCCGTGCTTCCTATGTTAGTTTTATTTATGTTCTTACAAAAACAGTTTATAGAAGGCGTTGCGTTATCAGGAGGCAAATAA
- a CDS encoding Gfo/Idh/MocA family protein: MKAALIGAGSRGFYAYGSYALQYPYEIQFVAIAEPNKKKREKFADLHHIPEHMRFEDWTELLAKEKLCEGILICSPDRDHYKTVMKAIEKGYSILLEKPMSPVPLETLEIAEAAESHNTLLSVCHVMRYAPFYQSLKELITRKVIGDIMSIQWNENVGYYHHAHSFVRGNWRNSAESSPMILQKSCHDMDMLAWLIGTECKSVSSYGSLSYFKEENAPEGSAYRCLDGCKVEKSCPYSAAKWYLHERDEWPANVVSPDPSLKSRLKALQEGQYGRCVYHCDNDVVDHQVVNLLFDNEVTVSFTMTAFTDKTFRNFKIMGTKGEIIGNDAENVLKLNYFSGKKEIIHPETVNGGHMGADTSIMQDFINRVNNKDKGSLTSAKTSAQSHIIAYAAEESRITGKTVSIKNYIENIKRMKEEAI; encoded by the coding sequence ATGAAAGCCGCATTAATCGGAGCTGGAAGCAGAGGTTTTTATGCTTATGGTTCTTATGCTCTTCAATATCCGTACGAGATTCAGTTTGTGGCAATTGCAGAACCAAATAAAAAAAAGAGAGAAAAATTTGCAGATCTTCATCATATTCCAGAACACATGAGATTCGAAGATTGGACAGAGCTGCTGGCAAAAGAAAAACTTTGTGAAGGAATACTAATCTGCAGCCCTGATCGGGATCACTATAAAACTGTCATGAAGGCAATTGAAAAAGGATACAGCATTTTGCTTGAAAAGCCAATGTCGCCAGTACCACTTGAAACATTGGAAATTGCTGAGGCTGCTGAATCTCACAATACCTTGCTGAGTGTTTGTCATGTCATGAGGTATGCTCCTTTTTATCAATCCCTAAAGGAGTTAATTACCCGGAAGGTCATAGGGGACATCATGTCAATTCAATGGAATGAGAATGTTGGATATTATCATCATGCCCATAGTTTTGTTCGGGGCAATTGGCGAAATTCAGCGGAATCTAGTCCGATGATTTTGCAAAAGAGCTGTCATGACATGGATATGCTTGCATGGCTGATAGGTACTGAGTGTAAGAGTGTCTCTTCCTACGGATCATTAAGTTATTTTAAAGAGGAAAATGCTCCTGAAGGTTCTGCATATCGTTGCCTGGATGGGTGTAAGGTTGAAAAATCTTGTCCATATTCGGCGGCTAAATGGTATTTACATGAGAGGGATGAGTGGCCAGCTAATGTGGTTTCACCGGATCCAAGTCTCAAAAGCAGATTAAAAGCACTCCAAGAAGGGCAATACGGACGCTGTGTCTATCATTGTGATAATGATGTAGTCGATCATCAGGTTGTAAATCTATTATTTGATAATGAAGTAACCGTTTCCTTTACTATGACTGCTTTTACAGATAAAACATTCAGGAACTTTAAAATCATGGGGACTAAGGGCGAGATTATTGGAAATGATGCAGAAAACGTCTTAAAGCTTAATTATTTCTCCGGCAAAAAGGAAATCATCCATCCAGAAACAGTAAATGGCGGGCATATGGGTGCTGACACCAGTATTATGCAGGATTTTATCAATCGAGTGAACAATAAGGATAAAGGCAGTTTAACTTCTGCCAAAACATCTGCACAGAGTCATATTATTGCATATGCAGCGGAGGAATCAAGAATTACGGGGAAGACTGTCTCTATTAAGAATTATATTGAAAATATAAAAAGAATGAAGGAAGAGGCAATCTAA
- a CDS encoding GntR family transcriptional regulator, with product MIDKDKRLSLYYQLMDIIIEKIENGDLAENDQLPSERELCDTYKVSRTTVRQTMQELEKEGYIYKVHGKGTFVSPKAYNQSLVKFYSFTEEMKKAGKHPSTKVILFEKMTCDNKIAKAMNLTTQDEVFKIIRLRLSDQEPMIYETSYVPVKRFKKLSSDELEQTPMYEIFRSEYHVNITSALESFKAVSARNVESEMLNIENSSPCLMLKRITFEQEEIIEYTISIARGDKFTYTVELK from the coding sequence ATGATAGATAAAGATAAAAGGCTATCCTTGTATTATCAATTAATGGATATCATCATAGAAAAAATTGAGAACGGTGATCTTGCAGAAAATGACCAATTGCCATCAGAGCGGGAATTATGCGATACCTACAAGGTCAGCCGTACAACAGTAAGGCAAACAATGCAGGAACTTGAAAAAGAAGGATACATTTATAAAGTTCACGGTAAGGGGACTTTTGTTTCACCAAAAGCCTACAATCAAAGTCTTGTAAAGTTTTATAGTTTTACAGAGGAAATGAAAAAGGCAGGAAAACACCCTTCAACAAAAGTCATTTTATTCGAGAAAATGACCTGTGATAATAAGATAGCCAAAGCCATGAATCTTACCACCCAAGATGAAGTATTTAAAATAATAAGATTAAGGCTGTCTGATCAGGAGCCGATGATTTATGAAACTTCATATGTTCCAGTAAAGAGGTTTAAGAAACTTTCTAGTGATGAACTAGAACAAACTCCAATGTATGAGATCTTTAGATCAGAATATCACGTAAACATTACAAGTGCGCTTGAGAGTTTTAAAGCAGTGAGCGCGCGCAATGTTGAAAGTGAAATGTTAAACATTGAAAATTCGTCACCTTGTCTAATGCTAAAACGGATAACTTTTGAACAAGAAGAGATTATTGAATATACAATCTCTATAGCCAGAGGAGATAAATTTACTTATACAGTTGAATTGAAATAG
- a CDS encoding SIS domain-containing protein — protein MELLESNNLPPIHPSAIHTVREIAQQPRLWKETLELISGYSSKIMHFFDEVERKHDQFRIILTGAGTSAFVGETILPYLKKISNNKVKSLECIPTTNIVSNPYNYLDSSFPTIMISFARSGNSPESLAAVNLGEQIIEDFYGIILTCNEDGFLAMKKKHDKNHLVICMPKEANDKGFAMTSSFTTMLLSAFLLFHNMDLDTLKKDIEKMAEAGGKMIRDHDAAIRQLAETSFSKIVYLGSGVFEGLARESSLKLLELTRGKIPPTYDTSLGFRHGPKSILDSGTIVILFLSSHSYTRQYDLDILREISRETDRGQIIVLSSIADEEAKRHCDYFINVKLDDIKEDILLAFPYILFGQLLAMHKSLQLGFSPDNPSPTGVVNRVVKGVTIHAYPTNEPKAGGDWL, from the coding sequence ATGGAATTGTTAGAGTCGAATAACCTGCCACCAATTCATCCCAGTGCCATCCACACAGTGAGAGAAATAGCTCAACAGCCTAGACTCTGGAAAGAGACATTAGAGCTTATTTCAGGATACAGCAGCAAAATCATGCATTTTTTTGATGAAGTAGAAAGAAAACACGATCAGTTTAGAATCATTTTGACAGGCGCAGGGACATCTGCTTTTGTTGGTGAAACAATTCTGCCTTATCTAAAAAAAATCAGCAACAATAAAGTGAAAAGCCTGGAATGTATTCCAACTACTAATATCGTGTCCAATCCTTACAACTATCTGGATTCAAGCTTTCCTACTATTATGATATCGTTTGCCCGCTCAGGAAATAGTCCTGAAAGCCTCGCTGCGGTAAACCTTGGAGAACAAATCATAGAAGATTTTTACGGTATTATTCTAACATGCAACGAAGACGGATTTTTGGCCATGAAAAAGAAGCACGACAAGAATCACTTAGTAATCTGTATGCCAAAAGAGGCTAATGATAAGGGATTTGCCATGACAAGCAGCTTTACAACCATGCTGCTGTCAGCTTTCCTATTATTTCACAATATGGATCTGGATACATTGAAAAAAGATATTGAGAAAATGGCTGAAGCTGGCGGAAAAATGATTCGTGACCATGATGCGGCCATTCGTCAGCTTGCTGAGACATCTTTTTCTAAAATTGTTTACTTGGGTTCAGGGGTATTCGAAGGTTTAGCCAGAGAGTCTTCTTTGAAACTCTTAGAACTGACTCGAGGAAAAATCCCGCCAACCTATGATACTTCATTGGGGTTTAGGCACGGTCCAAAGTCGATTTTAGACAGCGGGACAATCGTTATTCTTTTCTTATCCAGTCACTCTTACACAAGACAATATGACCTTGATATATTGCGTGAAATCAGCCGGGAAACGGACCGAGGGCAGATCATAGTTCTTTCTTCCATTGCGGATGAAGAAGCAAAGCGACATTGTGATTATTTTATAAATGTCAAACTGGATGATATCAAGGAAGACATCCTGCTTGCTTTCCCGTATATTTTGTTCGGTCAGCTTTTAGCTATGCATAAATCCCTTCAGCTTGGTTTCTCTCCAGATAACCCTTCACCTACAGGAGTAGTTAATAGGGTTGTAAAAGGTGTTACCATACATGCTTATCCCACAAATGAACCAAAAGCAGGGGGAGATTGGCTGTGA
- the gatY gene encoding tagatose-bisphosphate aldolase subunit GatY, whose protein sequence is MIISKSSILLNALASGYAVPAFNIHNLETMKTVLDTSQELRSPVLIAATPSTVRYIGQEFLIGMMKAAKKKYDIPICFHLDHHERIEEIKTLIDMGIPSVMIDASKHDFEENIRIVKEVVGYAAEFGVSVEAELGRLSGIEDELTIDEKDQIFTDPKQAHEFVVRTGIDSLAVAIGTAHGLYKGEPRIDIKRLEAIKDTVAIPLVLHGASGLPSHLVQETIKRGICKVNVATELKIAFAKGLRSYLLSHPDANDPRDYFQDGVDEMKKVIKAKIKMCGSMNRG, encoded by the coding sequence GTGATCATTTCTAAAAGTTCTATTTTACTGAACGCACTTGCAAGCGGGTATGCAGTTCCTGCCTTTAATATTCATAACTTAGAAACGATGAAAACCGTGCTGGATACATCACAGGAACTGCGTTCACCGGTGCTAATTGCAGCCACACCAAGTACTGTAAGATATATAGGTCAAGAATTTCTAATTGGAATGATGAAGGCAGCAAAGAAAAAATACGATATTCCTATTTGTTTTCACCTTGATCACCATGAAAGAATAGAAGAAATAAAAACACTGATAGATATGGGCATTCCATCGGTTATGATAGATGCATCTAAACATGACTTTGAGGAAAACATACGAATCGTTAAGGAAGTTGTCGGGTATGCAGCTGAATTTGGTGTTTCAGTAGAAGCGGAACTGGGCCGGTTAAGCGGTATAGAAGATGAACTTACTATAGACGAGAAAGATCAAATTTTTACCGATCCAAAGCAAGCACATGAATTTGTCGTTCGAACTGGAATTGATTCTCTAGCCGTGGCAATTGGCACAGCTCATGGCTTGTATAAAGGCGAACCAAGAATCGATATAAAGCGTTTAGAGGCAATTAAAGATACAGTGGCTATCCCGCTTGTTCTTCATGGCGCATCCGGATTGCCGAGCCATTTAGTTCAGGAAACGATCAAACGCGGAATCTGCAAAGTAAATGTTGCGACTGAATTAAAGATTGCTTTTGCTAAAGGCTTAAGAAGCTATCTGTTATCCCACCCGGATGCAAATGATCCTAGAGACTATTTCCAAGATGGAGTAGATGAAATGAAAAAGGTAATTAAGGCTAAAATTAAGATGTGCGGCAGTATGAACCGAGGATAA
- the pfkB gene encoding 1-phosphofructokinase encodes MIATVTLNPAIDIRYNLSGFQKGQVNRVSSVDKTIGGKGLNVSRVLSQLGTEVICTGFLGGKSGEWIADQLSHGKLIDRFVAIEGETRSCLAILSKNEQTEILEKGPYLLENEIAAFLEIYESILEKAEYVIVSGSLPRGIEADFYQILAEKANQKRKYLLMDASGIVLEKGITGKPFLIKPNMEEFKQLVGLEHLTIDQMIRHAKSICRNGVQYVLLSLGQEGAILVSNAIILQASIPKVKVINPVGSGDSMLAGFTYAHSKDFLIERALKWACACGISNAVSEKTGSINISQVNRFAEDIKVIELRVGD; translated from the coding sequence ATGATTGCTACGGTTACTTTAAACCCTGCCATTGATATAAGATATAATCTCTCTGGCTTTCAGAAAGGTCAGGTAAATCGTGTCTCCTCCGTTGATAAGACGATTGGGGGAAAGGGGTTAAATGTGTCCCGGGTTTTATCTCAATTAGGAACTGAGGTCATTTGCACAGGTTTCTTAGGAGGGAAGAGCGGGGAATGGATAGCTGATCAATTGTCTCATGGGAAGTTAATAGACCGATTTGTGGCCATAGAGGGTGAAACGAGATCGTGTCTTGCCATCTTATCCAAAAATGAACAAACTGAAATTCTTGAAAAAGGACCTTATCTTTTAGAAAATGAAATCGCTGCCTTTCTTGAAATCTATGAATCTATCCTTGAAAAAGCAGAATATGTTATTGTTTCTGGCAGCTTGCCGAGAGGGATAGAAGCTGATTTTTATCAGATACTTGCTGAGAAGGCAAACCAGAAAAGGAAATATTTACTTATGGATGCAAGTGGAATTGTACTTGAGAAAGGTATAACCGGAAAGCCATTTTTGATAAAACCAAATATGGAAGAATTTAAACAGCTTGTTGGACTGGAACACTTGACCATTGATCAAATGATCAGGCATGCAAAGTCAATTTGCCGGAACGGAGTCCAATATGTCTTGCTGTCACTTGGTCAGGAAGGAGCCATATTAGTAAGCAATGCTATAATCCTGCAGGCTTCCATTCCTAAAGTAAAAGTAATTAATCCGGTAGGATCAGGTGATAGTATGCTCGCTGGCTTTACTTATGCTCATTCTAAGGACTTTCTCATTGAAAGAGCACTTAAATGGGCTTGTGCATGTGGGATATCTAATGCTGTATCAGAGAAAACCGGATCTATAAATATATCTCAAGTTAATCGATTTGCAGAAGATATAAAAGTCATTGAATTAAGGGTAGGGGATTAA
- a CDS encoding ROK family protein, whose translation MNYIACFDIGGTYIKYGLIDSTGHLLQKNKIETPKGNVQKHLLEILCEKINELKKNFPISGIGISSCGLIDSEKGEILFSNNLKSYTGMKLAELLSNITTLPVRVENDVKSACLGEMWKGAIRGRENVVFLTLGTGIGSAIVINGKMVNGSTKLAGELGHTVIVYNGRSCSCGRKGCYERYASTSAFVQDYLEENKSKDVKKNISGEEIIRLAMNDDPAAFSVYSRFVHFISIGLANITHLLNPEAIIIGGGITEKADRLIIDINKDLKKEVMEYYEHDSLVLPSMLGNDAGLYGACYNMINKLNMVNKY comes from the coding sequence TTGAACTATATTGCATGTTTTGATATCGGAGGAACATATATTAAATATGGACTAATAGATAGTACTGGCCATTTGCTGCAAAAGAACAAGATAGAAACACCAAAAGGAAATGTTCAAAAACACTTACTTGAAATATTATGCGAAAAGATCAATGAACTAAAAAAAAATTTTCCTATATCCGGTATAGGTATTTCTTCTTGTGGGCTAATTGACAGCGAGAAGGGTGAAATCTTATTTTCTAATAACCTTAAAAGTTATACAGGGATGAAACTTGCTGAGCTTTTATCCAATATAACCACTTTGCCAGTAAGAGTCGAAAATGATGTAAAAAGTGCATGTCTTGGTGAAATGTGGAAGGGTGCAATCCGAGGAAGGGAAAATGTCGTTTTTCTAACATTAGGAACAGGAATAGGCAGTGCAATTGTAATAAATGGAAAAATGGTTAACGGTTCAACCAAATTAGCCGGAGAGTTAGGTCACACTGTAATTGTCTATAATGGAAGATCATGCAGCTGCGGAAGAAAAGGATGTTATGAAAGATATGCATCTACCTCAGCTTTCGTCCAAGACTATCTAGAAGAAAATAAGAGTAAAGATGTAAAAAAGAACATATCAGGGGAAGAAATTATTCGGCTGGCTATGAATGATGATCCTGCAGCTTTTTCCGTTTACAGCCGATTTGTTCACTTTATTAGCATAGGCCTTGCAAACATCACTCACCTGCTTAATCCAGAAGCCATTATTATAGGCGGCGGAATAACAGAAAAAGCTGACCGTTTAATTATAGATATTAACAAAGATTTAAAAAAGGAAGTAATGGAGTACTACGAACATGATTCGTTAGTTCTTCCATCTATGCTGGGCAATGATGCTGGTTTATATGGTGCATGCTACAATATGATTAACAAGCTAAACATGGTGAATAAATATTAA
- a CDS encoding anti-sigma factor: MGRECENLLSFIAGELDAKEKRKFTEHLQHCLECSREYEQMTEAWNSLHWDFEEKEVPASLKAEVMDFVFESEKKNVNKSIQAKLEEWGSFLQKQFTPITAVIMIVFMCLSIGLSISNVKLRNELVNEENLKSAPIEVLSTLSLQSANQANSDVRGHASILQQGEDKKLVVQVNNLPRLEGSEVYQVWLLKNGKRENAGIFKPDEKGAGVLTYQLAQNPDFDQIGITVEPDQYSTQPRGKKIVGSS, encoded by the coding sequence ATGGGCAGAGAATGTGAAAACCTGCTTTCGTTTATAGCGGGTGAGTTGGATGCAAAAGAAAAAAGAAAATTTACAGAGCATTTACAGCATTGTCTTGAATGCTCAAGGGAGTATGAACAAATGACAGAAGCCTGGAATTCATTACATTGGGACTTTGAAGAAAAAGAAGTACCTGCATCCTTAAAGGCGGAAGTAATGGATTTTGTGTTCGAGAGTGAGAAAAAGAATGTTAATAAGTCAATCCAAGCAAAGCTGGAAGAATGGGGCAGCTTTCTTCAAAAGCAGTTTACCCCCATAACTGCTGTTATCATGATAGTCTTTATGTGCCTGTCAATCGGTCTATCAATTTCAAATGTCAAATTGAGAAATGAACTTGTGAATGAAGAAAACTTAAAATCCGCTCCAATTGAAGTTTTGTCAACACTTTCATTACAGAGCGCCAATCAAGCGAACAGCGACGTGAGGGGCCATGCTTCTATTTTGCAGCAGGGCGAAGACAAGAAGCTGGTTGTACAAGTCAATAATTTGCCTAGGTTAGAAGGATCGGAAGTGTACCAGGTGTGGCTATTAAAAAATGGCAAGCGGGAGAATGCCGGGATTTTCAAGCCGGATGAAAAAGGGGCAGGAGTGTTAACCTACCAGCTTGCACAAAACCCCGATTTTGATCAGATCGGTATTACCGTCGAACCGGACCAATACAGCACCCAGCCAAGAGGCAAAAAGATTGTGGGATCGTCGTGA
- a CDS encoding RNA polymerase sigma factor: MKNKRDDELMRLVKKKHRPALEELYDRYIKLVYSFGFKFTNGNGDKTKEIVQLVFLKLWTTKSSYDPLKGSFMNWLLTVTRNVCVDFIRKDNIHAQNNRQMDPSWSIEIADPNNEIEKRLIFSEVAKAKSKLNMSQKRLIDLLYWKGYSLTEIAKIENEPVGTVKSRLHQSLKQLKKHLEMGDL, from the coding sequence TTGAAGAACAAACGTGATGACGAATTAATGAGATTAGTGAAAAAAAAGCATCGTCCTGCTCTAGAAGAACTTTATGATCGCTACATTAAATTAGTCTATAGCTTTGGATTTAAGTTTACAAACGGCAATGGAGATAAAACGAAAGAAATTGTCCAGTTAGTATTTTTAAAGCTTTGGACGACAAAAAGCAGTTATGACCCATTAAAAGGAAGTTTTATGAATTGGCTTCTGACTGTTACCCGTAATGTTTGCGTTGATTTTATCCGGAAAGACAATATTCATGCCCAAAACAACCGACAAATGGATCCAAGTTGGTCAATTGAAATAGCAGATCCGAACAATGAAATTGAGAAAAGGCTGATTTTCAGTGAAGTGGCCAAGGCAAAAAGCAAATTAAATATGTCGCAAAAAAGATTAATCGATTTACTATACTGGAAAGGCTATTCTCTAACAGAAATTGCTAAGATCGAAAACGAACCGGTAGGAACCGTTAAGAGCAGGCTTCATCAATCTCTCAAACAATTAAAGAAGCATTTGGAAATGGGGGATTTGTAA
- a CDS encoding extracellular solute-binding protein: MNKTVFIAGLLLIMLVLLGLSEAADSKQAQTTRNYDEVVNVYGPGGPLGPMKEQAERFTEETGIKVNVTAGPEAKWIDKAKQDADIIYGGSEYMLRDLMLKYPGMIDEKTRIELYPRAAGILVRKGNPKNIRSLEDLTKNGVKIIDVNGAGQLGLWEDLAGRKGLIPGIDRNIAISVKSSAEAIEHWKANSKYDAWITYESWHYRLKDETDLVLFPEEDKLYRGTPISITNDSNNKKKAKMFIDYLKTEASHQVFQKWGWK; this comes from the coding sequence ATGAACAAAACCGTTTTTATTGCTGGATTATTATTAATAATGCTAGTATTACTCGGGCTTTCGGAAGCAGCGGATTCGAAACAGGCTCAGACCACCCGAAATTATGATGAAGTTGTAAACGTTTACGGACCAGGAGGACCTCTCGGGCCAATGAAAGAGCAGGCGGAACGGTTTACAGAGGAAACGGGAATAAAAGTGAATGTAACTGCTGGTCCAGAAGCAAAATGGATCGATAAAGCCAAACAGGATGCCGACATTATTTATGGAGGCTCCGAATATATGCTTCGTGACTTGATGCTCAAATATCCCGGAATGATTGATGAAAAAACACGTATAGAGCTGTATCCGAGAGCGGCAGGCATTTTAGTCAGAAAGGGAAACCCAAAGAACATTCGATCGTTGGAGGATTTAACGAAAAATGGCGTTAAAATCATTGATGTCAATGGTGCAGGCCAGCTTGGACTGTGGGAGGATTTGGCGGGAAGAAAAGGGCTTATTCCTGGAATTGACCGCAATATTGCCATTTCAGTAAAATCAAGCGCGGAAGCCATTGAGCATTGGAAAGCTAATTCCAAATATGATGCTTGGATTACATACGAGTCTTGGCATTATCGGTTAAAAGACGAGACAGATTTGGTTCTGTTCCCTGAAGAAGACAAACTGTATAGGGGAACACCTATTAGTATAACGAATGATTCGAACAATAAGAAAAAAGCAAAAATGTTTATCGACTACTTAAAAACAGAAGCTTCACACCAAGTTTTTCAAAAATGGGGATGGAAATGA
- a CDS encoding VOC family protein, whose protein sequence is MINPILNQIGAVFIPVSNIEQARDWYCDILGLQADGEIQFGHIYVLPMNGTGVVLDSKIYSEQNLIKTPLFHFNTENIEEAYTFMKNKKIDVMTEIQHNHYFNFKDPDGNLLMICKC, encoded by the coding sequence TTGATTAACCCTATTTTAAATCAAATCGGAGCAGTCTTTATTCCAGTGAGCAACATAGAACAAGCACGAGATTGGTATTGTGACATTTTAGGTTTACAAGCAGATGGAGAAATTCAATTTGGTCATATTTACGTCTTACCTATGAATGGTACGGGAGTTGTATTAGACAGCAAGATTTATTCAGAACAAAACCTAATAAAAACCCCCTTATTCCATTTCAATACAGAAAATATTGAAGAAGCATATACGTTTATGAAGAATAAGAAGATTGATGTAATGACTGAAATTCAACATAATCATTATTTTAATTTTAAAGACCCTGATGGAAATCTTCTGATGATTTGTAAGTGTTAA
- a CDS encoding VOC family protein encodes MFPGTLYETHVQTKNLETAIEFYKKLGLDLAHYIEERRAAFFWFDKKKKREQMLGVWEVSEEKFHKSHFAFKISYEDIIHAREWLLAKGISPRPAFGLKPSEPMVHTWTPSANLYFYDPDGNSLEFLCLLPEKKNVERDVMYLSEWENIRSEK; translated from the coding sequence ATGTTTCCAGGAACTCTATATGAAACACATGTTCAAACAAAAAATTTAGAAACAGCAATAGAATTCTATAAAAAACTAGGATTAGATCTAGCTCATTATATTGAAGAACGCCGTGCAGCATTCTTTTGGTTTGATAAAAAGAAAAAGAGAGAACAAATGCTGGGCGTTTGGGAGGTTTCAGAAGAAAAATTTCATAAAAGCCACTTTGCATTTAAGATTAGCTATGAGGATATCATTCATGCAAGAGAATGGCTTCTTGCAAAAGGTATAAGTCCAAGGCCTGCTTTTGGGCTTAAACCCTCTGAACCAATGGTTCATACTTGGACACCTTCTGCTAATCTCTATTTTTATGATCCAGACGGGAATTCTTTAGAATTTCTTTGTTTACTTCCCGAAAAGAAGAATGTGGAACGAGATGTCATGTATTTAAGTGAATGGGAAAATATCAGAAGTGAAAAATAG